The Shumkonia mesophila genomic sequence CCGCTGACCAGCCTGGGCCAGATGCTGGGGGCGGGACGCTCCTACCTGATCTCGGCCTGGTGGATCGCCATCTTGCCCGGCACCATGATCTTCCTGACCACCCTGGCCATCAGCATCCTCGGCGACTGGCTGCGTGATCGTCTCGACCCTACATTACGAGGCCGATAGGGAGGGCGCGTCCCATTTCCCGTGCACCAAGAGGCGCGCAACCCATTGAGGTTAAAGGCCTGGCTTGGTGGTGAAGGGAAGATTTGAACATCCGCCCTTTGGATTATGCCCTGAAAGTCTGCTCTTGGGGCCTCCCAGATGCCTATGAGAATAAGCTAGGGTCAGCAGGTGCCAAAGCACCTCCCCGGCATCAGCGTCCATTTACCTCGTTCCGCGCCTCAAAACAGACAGACGGCTCCTGGCCCCGGAACGGACTCGGGCAAATCCGACTGACGAGATAGCGATCAAGGCGACCGGCACCTGCAGTAGCGAGCTCGCCTATACCGAGGCGTTCCGGTTGAACTTGATGCTCGATGCGCGCGGCGTTGGCAAGCAGGGCCGGAATGCGCAAACGAGATGCCGCGGTTGTGGAGGCGACGTCCCGTTCTTCGCTCCGGGAAGCCTGAATTTCAGCCGCCTTCAAAGAGCGCGAGGTTTAGAGATGAGCTGTCACTTGCGTCACCCTGACGATGTTGCAGAGACACGCTGATGGCAGCATCGCAATTCAAAGCCGATAAGAAGGGTAGAAGAATGGGACCCGCCCATAAATATGCGCGTTGGCATTCTTTCCCCTCGAGCGAAGCCATGGGACCCCTCGATGGCAAGAAACCGCCGCTCGGCATGGAATCCCGGCGCGTCATTTACCAGGTTAAGGCTGTTGCGAGTCGCAATTCGAACCTCCAACGGATGCCTACTTGAAGGCCGTTGATATCGCCTCCTGCGTCCGGAAGTGGCCAATTGCGAAAAGTAGGGGCGGCAATACGAAACGGACGATGCGACTATTCCATATCGGGCCACACTCATTCTTCTTCAAAAATTAGAGGCTTAGATCAAGCCAACTCACCCTGCCAACACCGTCACAACAGACAAGCGCTAATACCAACGTGATGATATCCGTTTCTTATTCCGTGGCGAGCAGACGCTGTGCCACACTCGGCAGAATGCCACCATCGCGCAGGTAGCGAAGCTCGTCGAGCGTGTCGACTCGTGCAATCACCGGGATTTCATCCTCGCGGCCATCCTCGCACCGCCGCCGCAGCGCGAACCGCTGCAATGGCTTCAAGTCGGCGACATCATGAGGGAGCGTAAACGTGTCCCCCGCCGCAATTCCAAGCTTCTCGCGAGACACGCCGGGCGCGAAGGCCAGAGGAAGGACGCCCAGCCGCACTAGGTTCGAACGGTGGATGCGTTCGAAGCTCTCGGCGACGACCGCCTTGATGCCCAGAAGCCGGGTACCTTTGGCCGCCCAGTCGCGCGCCGACCCCGCGCCGTACATCTTGCCCGCGATGACGATGGTATCCGTTCCCCGCTCGATATAGGCCCGGCTGGCATCGTAGACCGTCACCGGAGTCCCTTCGGGCATGATCCGGGTGTAGCCGCCGACGCGGTCGTCCATAGCGTTGCGCAGCCGGACGTTGGCGAAGGTGCCGCGCGTCATGATCTCGTGGTTGCCCCGCCGCGCACCATATGCGTTGAAGTCGCGTGGCGCCACGCCGCACTGTCCCAAGTATTCGGCGGCCGGGGTATCGGTTGCGATGGCGCCGACCGGCGAGATGTGATCGGTGGTCACGGAATCCCCAAGGACCAGCAGGGGCCGTGCGTCTCTCAGCATCGCCTGTCCTGGCGAGAAGAATGGAGCCAAGTCGAAGAAGGGCGGGCATAGCAGATAGGTGCTGCCCTCCGACCAGCCGAAGGTCGCTCCCTCTCCGCCGTCGAGCGCGTCCCATTCCTCGCCACCCGAAAGGACGGCGGCGTAGCGGGCCGCAAACTGGTCGCCGCTCACCGACGCGGCGACGGTGCGCTGTATTTCCTCGGCGTCCGGCCAGATGTCGGCAAGGAAGACCGGCTTTCCACCGGAATCGTGCCCCAGGGGTTCCCGCGTCAGGTCGCGCAGGACCGAGCCTGCCAGGGCATAGGCCACCACCAGCGGAGGCGAGGCGAGGAAGTTCGTCTTCACCTGCCCATGGATGCGCCCCTCGAAGTTGCGGTTCCCGGACAGGACAGCGGCAACCGTCAGGTTTCCCTTGCTGATCGCGGTGGAAACTTCGGGGGCCAGTTCGCCGGTGTTGCCGACACAGGTCGTGCAGCCGAAGGCCACAAGATCGAACCCCAGTTCCGACAGGGGCTCCATCAATCCCGCGCGGGCCAGATAGTCGACCACGACGCGCGAACCGGGTGCCAGGGAGGTCTTAATTCTCGGAGGAACACTCAGCCCTCGTCTTCTGGCATTGCGTGCCAACAGGCCAGCCGCGATCATCGCCGCGGGATTGGAGGTGTTGGTGCAACTCGTGATCGCGGCGATGACGATGTCGCCGTCCGAGAGCCCGTTCTCCTGCCGTTGAATTTCGCCTATGGCGGCGCGGGCGATTGCCGGGATTTCGGCTAGGTCATGCCGTTCCTCGGGTTTGCGCGGTCCCGAGATCGACCGACGCACCGACGACAGGTCGAATTCCATCACGTCGGCCACGGCGGGACTGAATGCAGGGTCGAACCACAGGCCATTGCGACGCAGGTAGCCGCTTACCCGCTCGACATGGGCGGCTTCGCGACCGGTCATGCGCAGATAATCAAGCGTACGGTCGTCGCTGGGAAAGAAGGTGGCGGTGGCGCCAAACTCGGGGGTCATGTTCGAGATCGTCACCCGGTCCGCGACCGGAAGGGCGGCAACGCCGGGACCGAAGAATTCGAGGATGGCCCCCACCACGCCGCGCTTCCGTAAGGCCTCGGTCAGGGTCAGCGCGATATCGGTGGCCAAAATCCCTGCGGGGACCTCTCCGCTCAGACGCACGCCAATGACCGGTGGCACCAGCATGGAAACGGGCTCTCCCAGCATAACCGCCTCGGCTTCGATGCCGCCGACGCCCCAACCCAGCACGCCGAGCCCGTTGACCATGGTGGTATGGCTGTCCGTACCGATCACCGTGTCGGGAAACAGCCATGTCGCCGTTCCGACAACCCGCTCGCTCACCACTTCGGCAAGGTGCTCGATATGGATCTGGTGGATGATGCCCTGTCCCGGCGGCACCACCCGAAGGCCGGAGAAGGCAGACTGGGCCCATTTGAGGAAGGAAAAACGTTCCCCATTGTCGGCGAACTCGCGGCGCAGATTGTCCGCGAAGGCCCCAGCCTGACGCGTGACGTAGACCATGGCAGAATGGTCCACCACTAGGTCGGCCGGGATGCATGGGTTGACTCGCCCCGGGTCGACGCCTTGACGCGCGGCCTTGTCGCGCAGTCCCGCCAAGTCGATCAACGCCGGCATTCCGGCATAGTCCTGCATGATCACCCGGGTCGGGCGAAAGGCAATTTCGATCTCGCCGGTGTCCTCGGATTTGCGTCGCGCCATGGCCGCGATGTCCTCGGCGGTGACCGAGATGCCGTCCTCATTCCGTAGAAGGTTCTCAATCAGAATACGCGAGGACACCGGCAGCGTCGGAAGACCGGGAAAGGCCTTCGCTGCGGCGTGCATGTCGATGACGTGCCTGCCGGCAAACGCGGCAATCGTCTTGTAGCTATCCATTTTTTCTTACTCTGCGGCTGTCGAGGTTCGTGCCTCGCTGTCCGTGCCGACCACCACGCCGGCGCCGATAAGCGCTTCCATCTCTTCCTTGCCGTAGCCCAGTTCCTCGAGCAGGGCGCGGGTATCGGCCCCGGGCTGAGGCGGATCGCTGTACAGGCCGGCCTTGAAGTCGCCGATTTCGAGCGGAAGCGCCGGGAGGCGGGTAACGACGCCCCCTCCGAGCCGGGTTTCCAACAGCCGCCCTCCGGCGTTGAGATGGGGGTCGTCAAAAAGCTGTTCGGGCCGAGCGACGTGGGCGAAGGGAAGTTTCGCCCGCACACATCGCTTCTCGATCTCGCGCAGCGGCAGGGCGGACACTATTCCTCCAACTAGCGGCCGCAGCTGCGACTTGGCCGAAATTCTCTGGTTATTGGTGGCCAAACTTTCGTCGGCCAGCAGTTCGGGCCGGTTGAATTCGTTACAGAAGGCCTGCCACTGTTTGTCTGAGGTGATCCCGACAAACACCGTTTCGCCGTCCGCGGTCGGGAACTGGTCGTAGATTGCCCACGCGGAGACCCGCGCCGGCATCGGCGGGACGGGCTCCTTGGACAGCGCCGCGTAGGCTAGATGCTGGCCCATCAGGAACATGACGCTTTCGAACAGCGAGCTCCTGACCAATGTGCCCTGGCCGGTGGCATCGCGTTCGCGCAGTGCCACCAGGACACCCATCGCGCCGAACAAGCCGCCCAGGACATCGACCACCGATGCGCCGGCCCGCAACGGCTGTCCCGGCGGCCCGGTCATATAGGCTAGGCCGCTCATCATCTGCACGACCTCGTCCAGTGCGAGGCGATCTTCATAGGGCCCCGGCAGAAACCCCTTCATCGACACGTAGATCACATGGGGATGGGCGGCACGGACCGCCTCGTAGCCGAAGCCAAGGCGGTCGATCGTGCCGGGGCCGAAGTTTTCCAACAGTACGTCCGCCTTGGTCAGAAGGCGGGTGACGATTTCCCTTCCCGCCTCGGATTTCAGGTCGACGGCAATGCTTTTCTTGTTGCGGTTGTAGAAGGGAAAATATCCGGTTCCGAAACCCCGCAGGCGCCGGGTTGGGTCGCCGGAGGCCGGCTCCACCCGGATCACTTCGGCGCCCAGGTCGGCAAGTACCAACCCAGCGGTCGGCCCCATTACGGTATGGCCGAAATCGAGAACCCGCACTCCAGCAAGGGGCAAATGTCGAGACTTGGTCGTCATCGGATATAGGCCTTTCCGTCCATGAGCAGCCGCGCCGTGCGACCGATCAACGCCTGATGCACACGGACCCCGTCGGCGCCAATCTCGATCTGCGCCGCCACATCGAGGGTGCCGCCGGGGTGGCCGATCCTCACGAGATAGACGTCTTCGTCCGTGCGCAGGCCCGGTGCCGCCTCGTTGACAATGGTCCCCGGGATACCCGCCGCCACCGACGTGCCAGCGGCCCCCGAGCCCGGGTAGGCCCGAGAGAAGGCGAACCGTGCCAGCGAACGCGAATAGAGGTCGTAGGTACCGGCCCCGATCCGCTCGCCGTTCGTGGCGAGGTAGTCGACCGGCGCGTTCACGGCAAAGATCAACGGGTTCATGCTGACCCGCAGTTCCTCGTCCGCGTTCTCGCCGGTGATGAAACCGATGTCGCGAGAGACCGTCTTGCGGATCGCCTCCAGTCGGAGGACCAGGCTGGCGTCGGCCTGCATGTCGGAGATCGAATCCGTCAGGACCATTCCCACGTCCTTGGCGCGCACGAAGATGTGCAGGTTGGCCGCATCTACTACGCTGGCCTCGATCCGGCCGAGACCCGGCACATCGAATTCGTCGCGCGGGTGGCCCGTGGGCAGCACGTTGCCGCCCAGGGCTGAGCCCGCGAAGTCGCCGAAATCGACATCAATCCGGGCCCCGGTGCCCGGTACGCCGCCGATGGCAAAGTCGCCATCCACCGAGGGAAACTCGTTCAGCAGCGGGACCTTCGCCCGCAAGCGCCGTCCGGTGTTGACCTGGTGGATGGCGAGATGAGCGACGTTGCCCTCGATATGCCCGGCCCCTTTCAACGCCCCGTAAAGCGCC encodes the following:
- the acnA gene encoding aconitate hydratase AcnA; translation: MDSYKTIAAFAGRHVIDMHAAAKAFPGLPTLPVSSRILIENLLRNEDGISVTAEDIAAMARRKSEDTGEIEIAFRPTRVIMQDYAGMPALIDLAGLRDKAARQGVDPGRVNPCIPADLVVDHSAMVYVTRQAGAFADNLRREFADNGERFSFLKWAQSAFSGLRVVPPGQGIIHQIHIEHLAEVVSERVVGTATWLFPDTVIGTDSHTTMVNGLGVLGWGVGGIEAEAVMLGEPVSMLVPPVIGVRLSGEVPAGILATDIALTLTEALRKRGVVGAILEFFGPGVAALPVADRVTISNMTPEFGATATFFPSDDRTLDYLRMTGREAAHVERVSGYLRRNGLWFDPAFSPAVADVMEFDLSSVRRSISGPRKPEERHDLAEIPAIARAAIGEIQRQENGLSDGDIVIAAITSCTNTSNPAAMIAAGLLARNARRRGLSVPPRIKTSLAPGSRVVVDYLARAGLMEPLSELGFDLVAFGCTTCVGNTGELAPEVSTAISKGNLTVAAVLSGNRNFEGRIHGQVKTNFLASPPLVVAYALAGSVLRDLTREPLGHDSGGKPVFLADIWPDAEEIQRTVAASVSGDQFAARYAAVLSGGEEWDALDGGEGATFGWSEGSTYLLCPPFFDLAPFFSPGQAMLRDARPLLVLGDSVTTDHISPVGAIATDTPAAEYLGQCGVAPRDFNAYGARRGNHEIMTRGTFANVRLRNAMDDRVGGYTRIMPEGTPVTVYDASRAYIERGTDTIVIAGKMYGAGSARDWAAKGTRLLGIKAVVAESFERIHRSNLVRLGVLPLAFAPGVSREKLGIAAGDTFTLPHDVADLKPLQRFALRRRCEDGREDEIPVIARVDTLDELRYLRDGGILPSVAQRLLATE
- a CDS encoding CaiB/BaiF CoA transferase family protein, giving the protein MTTKSRHLPLAGVRVLDFGHTVMGPTAGLVLADLGAEVIRVEPASGDPTRRLRGFGTGYFPFYNRNKKSIAVDLKSEAGREIVTRLLTKADVLLENFGPGTIDRLGFGYEAVRAAHPHVIYVSMKGFLPGPYEDRLALDEVVQMMSGLAYMTGPPGQPLRAGASVVDVLGGLFGAMGVLVALRERDATGQGTLVRSSLFESVMFLMGQHLAYAALSKEPVPPMPARVSAWAIYDQFPTADGETVFVGITSDKQWQAFCNEFNRPELLADESLATNNQRISAKSQLRPLVGGIVSALPLREIEKRCVRAKLPFAHVARPEQLFDDPHLNAGGRLLETRLGGGVVTRLPALPLEIGDFKAGLYSDPPQPGADTRALLEELGYGKEEMEALIGAGVVVGTDSEARTSTAAE
- a CDS encoding PrpF domain-containing protein, yielding MPIKPALNMRSIDAMIIRGGSSKGVFLDIRDLPPAGPERDSIVLKVFGSPDKRQIDGLGGADKLTSKVAVMGPPTRVDCDIDYLFGQVNQELPRIDWSSNCGNISAGAALYGALKGAGHIEGNVAHLAIHQVNTGRRLRAKVPLLNEFPSVDGDFAIGGVPGTGARIDVDFGDFAGSALGGNVLPTGHPRDEFDVPGLGRIEASVVDAANLHIFVRAKDVGMVLTDSISDMQADASLVLRLEAIRKTVSRDIGFITGENADEELRVSMNPLIFAVNAPVDYLATNGERIGAGTYDLYSRSLARFAFSRAYPGSGAAGTSVAAGIPGTIVNEAAPGLRTDEDVYLVRIGHPGGTLDVAAQIEIGADGVRVHQALIGRTARLLMDGKAYIR